In Dama dama isolate Ldn47 chromosome 9, ASM3311817v1, whole genome shotgun sequence, the following proteins share a genomic window:
- the MYDGF gene encoding myeloid-derived growth factor, with protein sequence MAAPSGRRNGSGGANLWVSLLLAAVALRPVEAVSEPTTVAFDVRPGGVVHSFSQNVGPGDKYTCVFTYASQGGTNEKWQMSLGTSEDHQHFTCTIWRPQGKSYLYFTQFKAEVRGAEIEYGMAYSKAAFEKESDVPLKNEEFEVTKTAVSHRPGAFKAELSKLVIVAKATRSEL encoded by the exons ATGGCAGCGCCCAGCGGAAGAAGGAATGGCAGCGGCGGCGCGAACTTGTGGGTCTCGTTGCTCCTGGCGGCCGTGGCGCTGAGGCCGGTGGAGGCGGTATCCGAGCCCACGACGGTGGCGTTTGACGTGCGGCCTGGCGGCGTGGTGCATTCTTTCTCCCAGAACGTGGGCCCTGGG GACAAATATACCTGTGTGTTCACCTATGCATCTCAAGGAGGGACCAATGAG AAGTGGCAGATGAGTCTGGGGACCAGCGAAGACCACCAGCACTTTACCTGCACCATCTGGAG GCCCCAGGGCAAGTCCTACCTGTACTTCACACAGTTCAAGGCAGAGGTGCGGGGCGCCGAGATCGAGTACGGCATGGCCTAC TCGAAAGCTGCTTTTGAGAAAGAGAGCGACGTTCCCCTGAAAAATGAGGAGTTTGAGGTGACCAAAACAGCAG tgtcccacaggcctggggccttCAAGGCTGAGCTGTCCAAGCTGGTGATCGTGGCCAAGGCAACACGCAGCGAACTGTGA